The Bacteroidia bacterium genomic interval CATAGCCGAAAGTATCAGGACTAAGTCAATGAAAAATGATTCAAAAGTTAAATAGATGTTAATTATATGTTTAATAAATTATATTAATGTTAAGTAATAGGCTTTTTGAAATCGATGGGATGAGACGGTTGTATAAGTAAATGGCTTAAATTGAGGTTATTATGGATTTTTGGATATTATATACCTTAACATTTAATTAATCTAGGGCTGGCTGGAATGAGATCTATGTTAAATTAAAATGAAGGCTTACTGTGAGAAAATTCAGCAGAAATCTCAATGGATTTCCTATGTGTTTTTTTAGAATTTTTTTTCTCTTTAGCTAAGCTTACTCTCGCTTTTCTTTCTATTTCCTGGGAATATTTTGATTAGCTACGTTTAAATCCCACCTTATAGATCATTTATCCTAAAGCTCTATGACCAATACTCGAATTCGGGAAAGACTTGAAAAACTGAACCCCAACTGGCTTTCCCTTTTTACTATGCTGATGGCATTTTCCACATACACTTTTATGTATGCCTTCAGAAAGCCTTATACTGCTGCTACTTTTGCTGAGGCTCCCGGCTTTTTGGGATTAGGATTTAAAGAGATATTGGTCATATCACAGGTTGCCGGTTATGCCTTGTCCAAATTCATCGGAATCAAGGTCGTCTCAGAAATGGATAGTGGAAGAAGGGCAAGGATTCTTTTGCTCTTGATAGGAGTTGCAGAATTGGCCCTACTGGGATTTGCCCTCGTACCTCCTCCTTATAGTTTTGTTTTTCTCTTTTTGAATGGACTTCCTTTGGGAATGATCTGGGGATTGACCTTTTCTTATGTGGAGGGGCGAAAACAAACTGAGGTTATTGGCCTGGGGCTATGTGCCAGTTTTATATTTGGTTCAGGCTTTGTGAAGGATGTAGGGAAGTTGTTGATGGAGGCTGGTATCAGTGAGTATTGGATGCCTTTTACCACAGGACTGGTATTTAGTCTGCCCATCATTATTGTCGTTTATCTGCTCAATCAGGTTCCTCCGCCTACTCTGGAAGATGAAGCCGCTCGTACCAAAAGAGTTCCTATGTCTGGTGCCGAGCGAAAAGCTTTCTTTAAGAAGTTTGCTGTGGGACTGATATTGCTGATAATTGCCTATACGGCTTTATCAGCTTATCGGGATTTTAGAGATAATTTCCTGGCGGACATCTGGGGAGAACTTAGCGGGGATGATTATAATTTTTCCCAAACCGAAACCCCTGCCTCTATTATCGTCCTTTTGTGTCTGATGTTGCTTGTATTAGTAAAGGACAATTTCAAAGCCCTCATGTATAATCATGTAGCCATCTTTTTGGGCTTCGTAATGGCAGGACTTTCGACCTGGGCCTTTCAGCAGGAAATGATCAGTGCTTACCTCTGGATATTGATGACAGGCATTGCTACTTATGTAGCCTATATTCCTTTCAATACTATCCTTTTTGATCGCATGATCGCCACCACCCGAGAAGCCAGCAATGTGGGCTTCCTCATTTATTTGGCGGATGCTTTTGGCTATCTCGGCAGCGTATCCGTTTTGCTGTACAAAGACTTTGGTGCCCGCGACCTGAGTTGGGTAGAATTCTTTACGCAATCCAGCTACGCCCTGGCCTGGGTAGGAGGGATAGGAACCCTCCTGGCCATGGGATACTTTGCGAGGAAACTGCGGATGGAAGAATCCTAAGGATTATTTAAAGACATGCTTGAAGTGTCTTTCTGTAAGTCCTTGATCTATCAGCCACTTAGCAAAATCCTCATGCTTTCCTGCTTTAGCATGATGAAGTAGGGTAAACCCATGGGGACCATAAGATTTCAGGTAGTGTGGATAGGTCTTGATGAGAGATTTGACCAAATCCAGATGTCCCAGAAAACAGTGATTGAAAATATCCAGCCGAGCACCTCTTTCAACTAGGATATCTGCAATATCTTTCCTACCCATATGAGAAGCGCCTCCCATGGCAGTTTCAAAATCTCCTTTCTGAGACTGATTCGCGCAATTGAGAATCAGGGGTTTTTCCGTGATGATCTTTTTTACTTTGTCGAAATCATTGTGGGCTGCAAAGACAAATTCCTTGATCTCTTCCAGAGAAAAGTTATTGGCAGTTTTGTCCTGGCTAAAACCTGAAAAGCCTGCGCTTAAGAGGCCTGCTCCCAGCAGGCCTTTTTTGAGAAATGTTTTTCTTTTCATGTGAAATTGCTTTTTCCCAAAATGGAAAAAGCTTTTTATCTCCCAAACGAAAAATCAGCAGGATTTCGTGAATGCGGCTCTATTTGTCGTGAAATCCCAGGGTCTCAAGGATATGTAAATAGGAACCACCAATTTTCAGTTGATGACCCGAACGAAGGAGTAGATAATTTCCTTGTTTATCCTTCATATGTCCTTCGATTTCTGAACGATTGATCAGGTACTTTCTATGGATACGGAGGAAATCAGGAGACAAGTTTTTTTCCATATCCTTCATGCTACTTCTTTTGATCAACATATCACCTGCTCGAAACAAGCGCAAATAATGATCATCGGCTTCGATCCAATGAATAGAACTAATCGGGACTTGCATCTTCTTCCTTCCCAGGCTGGCCTGTATCAAAGCAGGCGCAGGCTCATTTGTCTTTTGACTATGCGCATAAATCCAGATTCCGATTAGCACGATTATATGAAGTAGCGCTTCTCGACTAAAATAATTGCGGGCATATGGGGCACTAAGGATTTCCTCATAATATCCGAAAAGGTAAAGAGAGGCACTGGAACAAAGGTAAAATCCCGTGATCAAAAGGGGAATGAGCAAGACCGCACTCAGGAAATAAAGATTCTTTTTTCTTGTCAGATACTTTCTGGCCAAATACAAACTCAAAGGAAGCAATGGAAAAAACAGCAGCATAGAGTTGACCAGATAGAAGATGGATCGTAAGGGTTTGTAATGCTCATAAGCGCCATAGCGGATGGCGTTCTGGATCATCATAAGAATAAATGCTAATCCCAGGAAGAGATAGGCATACCTAAGAAATTTTGCTTGCTTGATTGCGGATAAATCAACTCCCATTTTTTGCATGAGCAGAAGTATTAAGGGTTTTCAGAAGTTAGGATTATTGCTCGAATCTGTCTGTGGCTTTGATGGGAAAAATCAGAGTTTGGTAGAATTCTTAATCGGCATCCGCCTGAAATTTTGCTACATTTATTCCATGTTATTGAAGGGGAAAAAGATCAGATTTCTGCTATGCCTTATCCTCTTATTGGCGTGTAGTAATATATCTGCTCAATATCTGTTTGAGGGCAGGGTGAATCTGGATGCTAACTGGGATCGAGTAATCTACTTGTCTCAGGTTTATAGCTATAGTGATCTCTATGCGATTGATCGGGAAGCTGTGATCGATAAGGCGGAAATAGATGAAGAGGGGAGCTTTCTGTTTTCCGGCAATGCACTCCCTTCGCAAAATGCGATCTTTCGTCTGCATCTGAGTAGAAGCCCGGAAGAGATCGATTCTTATATCTATAGCCTCTATGAAGAGGGCCCCAACTTCATTCTTTTCGTAGCAAACAATCAGGATACGATTCGCTTTCTGGATTCGGGTACAAAAAGAAGATTTGGCAAAATTGAATCCACAACAAATGAGCAGGCTGGAAAATGGCTGGAATTGGAGGCCCTGAAGTTAAATGCCTATAAGTCTTTTTCATCCGTTTCCAGTGAGGCAAATGAAAAGCGCTTTCGCCAGAAACTAAGAAAAGAATTGAAGGCCTTCGCGAATAAATCTGAGGATGCTATGGCTGCTATGATGAGCATCGAGCACCTCATTCAAAGGGATCGCGAAGAGTATCGATATTTCCTTGAAGACTTTAAACAGGACAAAGGCTTTTACCAAAGACTTATGGATCGACTTCAGCAATCCTATCCCCATAGTGATATGCTCAAGGTCTATAAAGAGGAACTGGATTTCGCGGAAAAATTGTTGGGCAAGAATGATAAATCTGAAGTCTTACCACTTTGGGTCTGCGGATTGATCGGAGCTTTGATTCTCCTCTTACTTTATATGGCCTGGAGATTAGGCAAACTTCAAAAGGAATTGGAGTCCCTTATTTCCCCAAAAATCGACCTCTCCAAATTGAGCAATCAGGAAGAAAAGATTGTGAAACTGATTTCAGAAGGAAAAAGCAATAAAGAAATCGCCGATGAGCTTTCGGTCTCCCATAGCACCATTAAAACGCATGTAAACAACATTTACGCCAAATTGCAAATTGCGAATAGAGCCGAATTAAAGGAACTCTTGAAAAAATCCACCGGGGTCTAGTACCTTTTTCCACCGATAGAAATGCCTGTAAATCCTGATTTGATCCTGTATTTGTGGGAAAAACAAAAACATGAAATCAGGAATTATCGCATGCGTATTTTTATTCATTTCCCTCTCTTCAATTGCCCAGCAAATTGATTCTATCTCATTTGCTTCTTCACATTTGGGAGAGGAAAGATTGATCACCATTTGGAAGCCGGCTGATTATTCTCCCGATAAAAAATACAGCAGCATCTACACCTTTGATGCGGAATGGATGTTTGGATTGCTAACAGGCATGGTGGAATATTACAGTGGGGAAGGTTTGGAGAAAATTCCTCCAAGCATTGTCGTCGGCATTCATTTCAAAGACAGAAATGAAGATATGGGACTTGACTGGGATAGGGGAGGCCTGAATGAGCAGGGCCGCAAGTTCAAAGCCTATGTGGAAGAAGAGCTCATCCCACATATAGAAGCTAGTTATTCGACCTCTGGTTTCTCCAGTATTTTCGGTCACTCTAATTCATCGACCTATCTCAATTATTTCCTATTTCAGGAAGCACCTACCTTCAATGCATATGCACCCATCAGTCAGTATTTGCTGCCGAGAGATAGCAGCCAAATAGCAAAATGGCTCCCTAAGCACATTTGTAAAAAATCTCTCTACTACTTCCTGACTTCTGCAGAAAAGGATGCTCCCTTTCGCCTGCAATCTGGCAATGATCATGAAAGGCTTTTTGAGGAGTTAGCTCCCGAATTTTCCTTTGAGCATATGATCCTTCCCAATGCAGATCATTTGACCATGGCAGCTCAGGCCATCCCATTTGCTCTTGAGGCCTTGTATAAAGATTTTCTGCACATGGATGAGTCCCAGGCAACAGCAATTGCCAATGAGGTGGAAGAGAAAGCCATCCCTTATGTTAGTCGAAAATTGAAGAGGGTAGGAGAGATATTCGGTCTGGAGATGAAATGGAATATCAATGATTATTTTTTTGCCTATGAGATGGCTTCAATACAAAATGATGAGCCTTCAGTTTCCGAAATCACCCAGAAATACAATCAGGAGAATCCGGAAGATAAGTCGATGTATTTCATCGAAGGCCAGGTCTACGAATCCATGAAAAGCCTGCAGAAAGCCAAATCCAGCTATCTTCGCAATTTGCAAATCAATGAAGAGGCCGGATACTTTAGCCACTTTCGCCTGATAGACCTCCTGGATCGAAAACTGAATGAAGCGGAACTTGCCATAGAGGTGGCTGAATTGGGAATCGCGAAAGAACTGGATATCAAACTTCATTATCAATTGGCGAAAGTAGCTGCTAAACATCAGGTGAAAATGAAGTTGGGCTTGAAGCATCTCAAAACATTCGAAGAAAAATATGATTCGTCTATGGGGATAGAGCGGGAGTATATTCATTTGAGGAAAGGCCAATTATTAGGAGGACTTGGACAAAAAGTTAAGGCCCGTGCCGAATTTGAGGAGGCCCTAAAACTCAATCCTGATTTTGAGGCTGCGAAAGAAGCTTTGCGTAACTTCAGTCACTAAGTCTCATCGATTTTCTCTGTAAATTCAGGATGAGTTAAAAACATCACACTTATTATGAAGTACAAATTTCTCATGCTGAATATGCTTATAGCGATAAGCATTGCCTGCAATCCCACCCAACAAAAGCAGGAAGAAGCCCACCATCAGAATGAAGAACATTCACCTAGACATGATGAAAAGGCACATCCCGGAGGCGCCAATGAATACATGCATCAATCCTCTGTAGATAGATTGGTCGAAAGGTTTGAATCTGATGAAAGAAATGCCTATCAGAAACCAGATGAAGTCATCAAATTTCTCGGCGACATTCAGGGAAAAAAGATCATGGATATTGGTGCCGGATCTGGCTACTTTTCTGTACCTCTTGCTCAGGCCGGAGCTAAGGTGATTGCAGCAGATGTGGACGATGAATTTCAAGCTTACATCAAACAAAGAATTGAAAAAAACGGCCTGGAAGATTTGGGAATAGAATTGCGCAAACTTCCCTATGATAGTCCCTCTTTAGAGGCCTCTGAAGTAGATATGGTATTTATTGTTAATACCTATCACCATATAGAAGATCGAGTGCCTTATTTTAAGCAAGTACTTAATGGAATAGCAGATGGTGGAGAGCTGGTGATCATAGATTATTACAAGCATGAAATCCCGGTTGGACCCCCACATGATCACAAGATTGCTAAAGAGGTGGTACTGAAGGAATTGAAAGAAGCCGGTTTCACCCAAATAGAGGAGAATACGGAATTGCTTGAGTATCAATATATCCTCCGAGCAAAATAAAAGAGATCGCAATATGCAAATTAGAGATCCCCGTTTTCGACGGGGATTTTTTGTATCTTGAAAAAAGGATTTATAAAAACTACTCTACATATGGCTTCAAAGCAGAACCCTGTAGTTTCCACTTCACTCGGGAAACTGGAAGGAAAATGGAATAAAGCGGGAAGTATCGCCAGTTTCAATGGCATTCCCTTTGCAAAAGCACCAGTCGGCGATCTCAGATGGAAAGCTCCTCAAGCTCTTGAGGCTTGGGAGGGAATTCGCTCCGCCCATAAATATGGCAATTTTGCCTGGCAAAGAAGGGTCGAGATGTTCGAGTTTATGTTTGCCCTTATGGAAGGACAAGGCTGGAACCCCATCAAGACCTGGTTGCTGAAAACCCTTCTTCGAATTGTACCGGCTCCCAAACAAAATGAGGATTGTTTATATCTCAATATTAAAAGCCCTGATCCAGCTCCGGGAACTAAGCTTCCAGTGATGGTATGGATACATGGAGGAGATCATCAGGATGGAGGAAGTGCAGAGCCATTTTATGTGGGAGAATCATTGGCAAAAGAAGGCACTGTATATGTCTCCATAAATTATCGTCTGGGACTCATGGGATATTTTGCCCATCCTGAATTAAGTGATGAATCCGAGCAGGGAGTATCCGGCAATTATGGAACCCTGGATCAGATTGCGGCTTTGAAGTGGATAAAGGATCATATTGCAGATTTTGGTGGAGATCCTGATAATGTCACCATCTTTGGTGAATCTGCCGGGGGAGAATCTGTAGCTTATATGATGAGCTCTCCTTTGGCTCGGGGACTATTTCACAGAGCCATTATGCAGAGTCCTGCAAATGGAGGCCAAATGACGCAACTCAAGCAGGAGTTTTCCAAGTATATGAGTTCTGAGGATCAAGGGAAGCATTTTGCCAAAACGGCCGGAATCAGTGGAGCCAATCAGCTCGAACAGCTCCGTGCGCTACCAGCCAAAGACCTCCAGAAAATTTGTTCTTCCATGTCTGAATGGGGAAGTTTCTATCCGACCATAGATGGCTATGTTTTGCCTGAAAGTCCGCTGGCTGCCTTTAAGCGAGGAGCTCAGGCGAAAGTTCCCCTAATCATTGGCAGCAATAGAGATGAAGGTACTTTGATCCACTTCTTACTGCCGGGACCTGTACCCGAGTATCGCTACGAGGATTTAAGTGGAGATAAAATGATGGAATGTTTAAAAACAGAATTTCAGGAAGACGTTCCTCGGCTAATGGAATTATATCCGGGCATAGAGCATAGAAAATTTGAATCCGAGCAGGAACTATTGGGGCATGTGATGTTTGGGTCGAAAGCCCGTTACTATGCAGAGAAAGCTTCCGAATCCGGACCTGCTTCTTATTTCTATATGTTCACGCGAGTACCTCCTTCTGAAAAACAGACGGCAGGCTCCTTCCATGCTGCCGAAATCTCATTTGTCCACGGTACCGACTCGCCTCTCTTGCCCATGGATGCCGAGGATAAAAAACTTTCCCGATCTATGATCAAATATTGGACACAGTTTGCGAAGAGTGGAAATCCAAATCTGGAAGGAGAAGTGCAATGGGATACTTTCAACTCCTCAAATCCTCAATGGATGGAATTGGGAGTAAAGGGACATAGCATGAAAGACTCTGATCGAGAAGAGCAATTCAATATTCTGAATCGCCGCATGGAAAGGCAGCTGAAACAGATCGAAAATGTTAAAGAGAAAGCATAAGGATTTGCATAAAAAAAGGGAGAGCTATTAGCTCTCCCTTTTTTAGTGTTGTTGTTCTTAGCTGGTTCTGATTACCTGGATCAGAATTACCAGGAAGATACTTACTACCAGGCCGAGGCTAGCTTTCCATGCATCACCTGCGAGATTTAAGGTGGTCTTTCTACTGAGTTTTTCATCAAGCCTATATCTGATTGCCAGTTCACGACCTGCAAGCAAACCAATAAATACCCAGGTAGTACTCATAGGCACATCATTGAGTTCTTTAAAGAAGAAAAGAACAATTCCATAGATAAAGTCAATGATGGTCGCCGAACGAATATCCGTCGTATTACTTTTAGACAAAACGATTCCCTGAATGGCTCCTCCTCTTTGATAAAAGATATAGCCTAAAAGACCCAAAATGATTCCTAAAGAAATAAGCATTTCAGTTCCACTTACCTGACGTGGGAGATAAGCATATATATTGGCAAAGTCCTGAATCAGCCATTGGGACCAGAGGAAACCGGTAGAAACCCATTGGGCAGCGGTCCAGATTCTAGCTTCCCTGCTACTGAAATTCAATTCGCTACTTGCAAAGCGCTTTTCCAGGCTGCGCGAAATGATAATATATATAATAGCTGCTGCTCCAAAGGCTACGGCATAACCTAATAGAGATTTTACCAGCATCTTGCTAAATGAAGGTGCCTGAAAAAAAGTAATCAGCATATCAAAAATCCCATTTGATTGGCTGAAATCTACTCCCGCAGTACCAAAGAAAGACAGAATCAGGAAAGTCGTACTTACGGGAATACCAAAACGGGTGATTGTCAAAAGCACAACCGGAGGAAGTAAGTACCACCAGGAAAGAGGTTCAGGCATGGGATAGGCTGGATTTTCAAAACCGCCTGACCCCAGCAACCTGCCGTAGGAAACATCCCCATCATTTATCATCCATCCATAAACCAGTGCAAAAGTCAGAATACTGCCTGCATACAGCCAGAGGATATACCAGGGACGCCTTTCATTAGAACTCAGGAAAGTTCCCAGCGTTTGAATTACATCATTACCAACAACAGAATAAGCTGCCATGATGAATCCGGCATACATGACAAAAAGAGAAAAATCCATAGCGAATGATTTTGGGGTGTGAGGCCTGCTTTAAAGCTAGTTAAAAAGTATCTGCTTAGGTTGAAGCGTATATTTGATTACCAGAAATTTCATCTTTTCAGAATGAACCTCAAGATACAATCCCCTTCAGGGAAATGAAATACCTCTACTATACAGCTTTATATTTTAGGTGTTTAAGGAATGGAAAAGCTTCTCAAGACCCCTTTAATAGCGGATTATTAGTACTACACTTACAATTATTTCACATTAACTTAATATAAAACAGAGGCCTAGCTTTCCATCTTCAGCGAATCAACATGGTAATAAATTCCATCAACCGGATGTACTTCATTCAGGATAGAGGGGGAGGGCTGTTTTGGTAAAAACAATTCAGGACTTCCGCTCTCAGGTATTCTATCCAATTTCTCTTCAGAGAAATTACGAGGTTGAAGCAGGAAGCTGATCAATATCAGTAATAGGCAACTCAGCAGGAAATTTCCTTTCATAAAGTGCTTGTTTATAAAGGCTGCAAAAGTAGAGAGGGTGTGTAAAGAATAGCTTAGGCAAATGTTAAGTTTATGTGTAGAAGAGCCCGCCGAAAGAAAAATCACATTTTTTTCAATATGTATGCAACCTTTATACAAACAATTCCTTCTATCCCGTGTATCTTTTATGAAACGCTCTTAAAAGAGATACTATAGAATTAGGAACTTAACACAAGAATTAATTTGCATGCAAACTGCTACCTTTTCTGAAGTAGAGCTTATAGAAGGATGCTGTCGAGGGGAGGCAAAGTATCAGAAAGCCTTATATCAGCGATTTTATCGCTTGATGTTCGGAGTATGCTTGCGCTACACAGACAACCAGGAAGATGCACAGGATATTTTGCAGGAAGGATTTATCAAGGTGTTTAAAAACATCCAATCCTTCAGGAGGCAAGGGTCATTTGAGGGCTGGGTGCGCAGGATTATGGTCCATACATCCATAGAGCATTATCGGAGAAACTCCCGATACTTTATGGTGGACATCGAAGAAGCCAGAAGCCTTCATTTCAATGCGGATGTATTGAGCAATATGAGTAGAAATGAAATATTAGACATTATACAGCAATTGCCCGTGGGATATCGAACCGTCTTTAACCTTTATGTAGTCGAAGGCTATCCCCACCAGGAAATCGCAGATATGCTGCAAATATCAGTCGGAACGTCAAAGTCTCAATTGTCCAGAGCCAAACGAATATTACAGGAAAAAATAACGAGAATGAACGAGGATGATAGTAGGAAAGTAGGGAATGGAGACCTCGTTTAGTTTTAAAGAATTCGCGTCAAATGAATAAGCAAAAAATAAGAAGTTATGCCGAGAAAAGATGACATACAGGGATTGCTCAGTGAACGCTTCCAGAATTTCGAAGCGGAACCACAGATCGATCTTTGGAAAGGAATCGAGGCTGAACTTTACCCGGAGAAAAATAAGAACCGCAAACTGTGGCCCTATTTCTCTGTAGCAGCTTCCATTACCATTCTGATCTTTGCCTGGTTCTACCTGAGTACACCAGCAGAAACAGAATTAGATCCGGGATCCGGTTTCGCTGAAGAGCAGATTTCTACTCCAATAGAAAGAGAAGATCCTGCTACTAAGGGAGAAACAGGAATCATCACGAATGAGGTAGTTCCACAATTAGCTGAAGAAAAGATCACACCCAATACTATCAAGCAAGAAAATCAAGATCAGCTAATAGAAGTGAAGGAAGCCAGTCCTGCTTATAAGGTCGATTATAAACCTCAGCCTTTATTGAAAAAGCAGGAGATTATGGACAAAAACCTGGCTTCTTCAGATGTGCTTCCTCAAGAAGAAAAAATTGAAGTAAAAGAGTCTCAAATCGCTTTGGATATAGCGCCCATCGAAAAAGAATTCATCGCCATGAGTACTGCCGATGTCCGTCAACCCGAAGTAAGCAAAATACCCGTCAGCAGAGCTTTTGACTCACCGGCCGAAGAGTCAGAGGTGAATACTGACAGAAGTCTAAACTTAAAAGATCTTTCTTTCAACAAGATCGTTAGTCTGGCCTCTAATGGAATAGACAAGATCAAAAATGCTTCCCCTGTAAAGGTGTATGAAGAAAAAACTGAGAAAGGAGAATCCAAAGTTTACGAACTCAACCTTTTTAAATTTTCAGTCAGTCACAAGACGCAAAAGCGTAGAAACAAAAAAGTAAGATTATGAAAATCAACAACATTTATATCACAGTAATGATGAGCATCATCATGTGTGTGTTTCTCGGGATGAGCAATGTAGCGGCCCAGGATAAAGAGAAGAAGGATGAAAAGACCGAGCAGGAATCAGAAGATGATTCTACAACAGAAATCAGAGTAGGGAATAAGAAGATCATCATCATCGATGATGATGACGAAACCAGAAGAGTAGTTGTAGAAACCGATGATGATGACGATGATTATGATGAAGAATATGAGCACAAAACGCATCGCCGTAGAAAAGGATCTCATGTAGATGGCCTGGGACTGGATATCGGTATCACCAACTATTTCGCCAATGGCAACTATGGAGTTAATGCCGTTCCCAATGACAACTTCGAATTGAGAGATTTCCGTCCGGCTTCTCACGTAGCTCTTCACATCTTCCCTACAACCGTAAGTTTGATCGGAAGAGGTGCCGTAAACCTCAAGACAGCTTTGACTGTGGACTGGTCTTACTATCACTTTGTAAATGATGTAACCATCGTAGAAGGACAAGAAGAAATCGCTTTCGAAGCCTCTAACGTTTCTTTCGAAAAGAACAACCTGATGGCTCGCTACTTCCAGATTCCGCTCCTGTTGAACTTCAATACCATACCTGGTTCAGATGATGGCTTGAGAGTTTCCTTCGGAGTATATGGGGGTGTATTGTGGAAAGCCCGCACCAAGCAGGTAAGCGATGAGAATGGGAAAGTAAAAATCAATGGAGACTTCTACCTCAATCCTTTCCGTTATGGATTGACTGGACGGATCGACTTCAGATGGTTTGACCTCTATTTCAATTACAACCTGAGTGAAATGTTTGAAGATGGACAAGGCCCTAGTACACAAACATTCACGGCTGGTATCAATGTAATCCACTTCTAAAGATTTCGACTTCGAAATTTCATACATAAAAATGGCGGCAAGGATTTCCTTGCCGCCATTTTTATTATCTCTTCATTTTGTACATTTGATGCAGCAAGATTCGCATGCGTCAGATTATACACACTTACAAACTTCGCCTCACCAATCTCAGCCAGGGAAATCGATCGCTGAAATTGGGGAGATTGAGTAAAAGACGTGATATAGACCTCAAAGATCTGGGATTTCTCGATTCGCAATCTGCGGAAGAGCTGCTGAAGAAGATATTAGCAGGGAAAAGTGTAAATCTGATCAGGAAACTGGACCCGCGCCATGAACCCACCAATCTTGCAGATAGAAGACTCAACAATATTTATCGATCTGTAAATACCCTTTTCGAAGAGACAGGGACTTATGATCTTTTTATTGGATATCCCTTTGTGGAGGGAAAGTTTATTGATGGGAGTATTGTCAGAAGTCCGGTTCTGCTTTTTCCGGTGAGACTGATTAGAAATTTGCAAGGGAGGCCTAGATGGAGATTGGAATGTGTGGAGGGCGAAAGTGTTCAATTTAATCGAACCCTATTTCTGGCTTATGAGCAATACCAGCAAAGCCGGCTGAAAGACGAATTCTGGGAAGAAGAGATCGACCCAAATAATGATTGGCTGGAATGGATCAACGAGCTATATCAAAAAGTAAAAGCCTATGAGTTGGAGGTGAATTTCAATTCACGGCTTTTTGACCAGCAGCTGGATACTTTCCCCGACTACCTCAAGGAGAAAATGGAGTCCTTTCGCTCAGGAGTTCTGACTTTTCAATCTCAAGCGGTACTCGGCATTTTCCCTCAATCTGACTCTGCACTCTTACAGGATTATAACCACCTCGAATCCCATTTGGATGACTTCAAAATGGATGAGTTGTTTGGAAGAGGGGAGGGGATAGCAAGTCCTGATCAGAAAGCAACCTATATAAAAGAAGAAGAGCGATACTTCGTGACCCAGGTGGATCAATCTCAGGAGGCCGCATTATTGCGTATCAAACAAGGTGAATCTCTGGTAATTCATGGCCCTCCCGGAACGGGTAAGTCTCAGGTCATCG includes:
- a CDS encoding DUF5690 family protein — encoded protein: MTNTRIRERLEKLNPNWLSLFTMLMAFSTYTFMYAFRKPYTAATFAEAPGFLGLGFKEILVISQVAGYALSKFIGIKVVSEMDSGRRARILLLLIGVAELALLGFALVPPPYSFVFLFLNGLPLGMIWGLTFSYVEGRKQTEVIGLGLCASFIFGSGFVKDVGKLLMEAGISEYWMPFTTGLVFSLPIIIVVYLLNQVPPPTLEDEAARTKRVPMSGAERKAFFKKFAVGLILLIIAYTALSAYRDFRDNFLADIWGELSGDDYNFSQTETPASIIVLLCLMLLVLVKDNFKALMYNHVAIFLGFVMAGLSTWAFQQEMISAYLWILMTGIATYVAYIPFNTILFDRMIATTREASNVGFLIYLADAFGYLGSVSVLLYKDFGARDLSWVEFFTQSSYALAWVGGIGTLLAMGYFARKLRMEES
- a CDS encoding LytTR family DNA-binding domain-containing protein, with the translated sequence MQKMGVDLSAIKQAKFLRYAYLFLGLAFILMMIQNAIRYGAYEHYKPLRSIFYLVNSMLLFFPLLPLSLYLARKYLTRKKNLYFLSAVLLIPLLITGFYLCSSASLYLFGYYEEILSAPYARNYFSREALLHIIVLIGIWIYAHSQKTNEPAPALIQASLGRKKMQVPISSIHWIEADDHYLRLFRAGDMLIKRSSMKDMEKNLSPDFLRIHRKYLINRSEIEGHMKDKQGNYLLLRSGHQLKIGGSYLHILETLGFHDK
- a CDS encoding response regulator transcription factor encodes the protein MSRSIKGFQKLGLLLESVCGFDGKNQSLVEFLIGIRLKFCYIYSMLLKGKKIRFLLCLILLLACSNISAQYLFEGRVNLDANWDRVIYLSQVYSYSDLYAIDREAVIDKAEIDEEGSFLFSGNALPSQNAIFRLHLSRSPEEIDSYIYSLYEEGPNFILFVANNQDTIRFLDSGTKRRFGKIESTTNEQAGKWLELEALKLNAYKSFSSVSSEANEKRFRQKLRKELKAFANKSEDAMAAMMSIEHLIQRDREEYRYFLEDFKQDKGFYQRLMDRLQQSYPHSDMLKVYKEELDFAEKLLGKNDKSEVLPLWVCGLIGALILLLLYMAWRLGKLQKELESLISPKIDLSKLSNQEEKIVKLISEGKSNKEIADELSVSHSTIKTHVNNIYAKLQIANRAELKELLKKSTGV
- a CDS encoding alpha/beta hydrolase-fold protein; the protein is MKSGIIACVFLFISLSSIAQQIDSISFASSHLGEERLITIWKPADYSPDKKYSSIYTFDAEWMFGLLTGMVEYYSGEGLEKIPPSIVVGIHFKDRNEDMGLDWDRGGLNEQGRKFKAYVEEELIPHIEASYSTSGFSSIFGHSNSSTYLNYFLFQEAPTFNAYAPISQYLLPRDSSQIAKWLPKHICKKSLYYFLTSAEKDAPFRLQSGNDHERLFEELAPEFSFEHMILPNADHLTMAAQAIPFALEALYKDFLHMDESQATAIANEVEEKAIPYVSRKLKRVGEIFGLEMKWNINDYFFAYEMASIQNDEPSVSEITQKYNQENPEDKSMYFIEGQVYESMKSLQKAKSSYLRNLQINEEAGYFSHFRLIDLLDRKLNEAELAIEVAELGIAKELDIKLHYQLAKVAAKHQVKMKLGLKHLKTFEEKYDSSMGIEREYIHLRKGQLLGGLGQKVKARAEFEEALKLNPDFEAAKEALRNFSH
- a CDS encoding class I SAM-dependent methyltransferase encodes the protein MKYKFLMLNMLIAISIACNPTQQKQEEAHHQNEEHSPRHDEKAHPGGANEYMHQSSVDRLVERFESDERNAYQKPDEVIKFLGDIQGKKIMDIGAGSGYFSVPLAQAGAKVIAADVDDEFQAYIKQRIEKNGLEDLGIELRKLPYDSPSLEASEVDMVFIVNTYHHIEDRVPYFKQVLNGIADGGELVIIDYYKHEIPVGPPHDHKIAKEVVLKELKEAGFTQIEENTELLEYQYILRAK